In one window of Leptospira sp. WS92.C1 DNA:
- a CDS encoding TIGR04388 family protein produces the protein MNVVQVQHNLLTEVESATRIHSARRFGETQRFTLYGSQNRITPKDTPKSSQSESNVAAPISSPRNRSFVFGTVFVEKMASFVLLVAFFFTFVFPLSEFSSLWGQSVPQLNSTRAFSSGELQPYVDAARLQSDQSSFMSTMTGGEQVIEASWESDVNAEIDAIVNSVTNSDPVNDVQVYRDAVRAQLELQKQQAKSQWLADAAAYVQTELQTFLNMLSQATASNVTSSNATAVNSIDPSVQAMSAPSASQQVSPAQAAQSYYQGSQAWDNKWQDLLTKQAAWEQNSLNSIQNGLLQWDAAIAGLQNDKLAYLNGIEATKAQWLANKQMIENAENGVRGALQNAVHSIRSQEDQLRSSVAGDPILSDSFGDMDALLDSIQDALDQHSSLDSLASALGNFFQNQKNNADSKVAYWDVAKWQETYANETVSFSQVVGSSAISCVDHVGGACANQYQGTTAIQYQTDGSILGRLAHSGGTHLGNVSSYLSQGNYSSSARRVEDHYIAVCHAMDFSGTCWGGTGQYALDTTYCGNSPFAPISCGYHLDTVVDNDFTVRVNGNLNTQQITQNNNIRNAIFGGYDASFSLSSGAGLIAGATTPIVQETKVFLGGTVLDSSNWFSSLGSVNQVQVQTKYKYIDSSMQGNQNFWSNLSSQFSNMATLFLSLVNPLKSWEERSAEYADEYDVKLQELELAKQATSANYDSQISLMKSARDSWITDVYGFHIEGYEGSLENANSQYRAGQAAWSDEINLFQQVELNWYLSARDVLQAAVGDPTNGEQQFQTNAMAQANSLQTLIGNSESNTSYLYNTAVGLWDSYQYSASGNLIDQAIANQQSESSWNLQGAALSQSIADSFGRTEAYQTAQANAGLRINRLITSLLGEPAEIVGNAELASLQNGALSAGQASSFWSNGNAAGFDFTGRAADNQLRIEEYSAVRADVTIASNLQSEMSDQEATFLNKAAEYFEKSERYLSLSATAESEGRFDEASYYMKLSSDQKGIASKLLNKGYNALGDTISAEVDSRGLNFTKSSFLEYKDSLLHKNFKNSTEIAKHIQSEKNSASGILNSGKTYDEIQTMLQAAKNLIVQGNDNHTAIESLLSYSQELAQRDIGGSLLVGLEDLISSLGSQIPKDISNASVTQAVANSQKEMEEKQSGVNELLHHMNSLVTNNNDLQALQALLQGGSQSMNLAANTAIAQYLDETTRKIQKENAERSANLQKELFGAFTSGDEYKYLRDAGYEFRVSGDSISGYRQIQSGDIAIDGNAMKAESYSPVLEFQYLEIATRFDPGNLSTAMLGDLNSTSFSANLVQNVRDSLSSMQEQMEKMFAEFQDKTAELQTLHAYNQQIQEYQETRFKEIKKNVVAAFQGLEPGFQKNFKPAMSGMKEYHTEASRYSFEEGSFGSQSSKMQSAFDGIRNAGGVYNGSRELKGSVNIKGIPVEVSYGMQDLLILSNFELGALDYDFNLKGTGASFAQEQLTTVHFKYQTYVQDVQKRIEDQAKANDAEKESKGFIFTIMNGMNTGSGSMSERFTQSVQGELQSRVTGALAEATGLPASFVGALVGGSSMKDAFQAFQKQTITSEISKATGIPEWVISGQMDKMNQKKEEFYETQEFQMAVSVVAIVAAPFTGGASLAAAMAVNATIGAAQGAAGGGLEGALVGAVGGAVSGYVQSISGGSVNVGLSYSKENGFGASVSVGYGPAAVSVGVSEHGGATIGLGLQYKGLNAGLNYNSKTGSVDGNIGFSAQNGSNIALSYSEQSGVGINAGLNSSKGIGANVGWSAKDGFGGGLSYGLPGEGKWSGTGANINWTQNGGTNIALTAGAGEKYGADGVSRGVVPGMNNAAKFGSGGTTAGTWSSEGGFQANKNFINDKFMQDYLADAEDRREDQENHNQHAGADALSALGTRRREDEGSNVAVAQGEADVPNLLDSAFDAVGDAVGSAWNSVSGAVSGAWDGVADLPSRVVEGIGNAVLGGLGLRSGSFSTNPQDYISSGGFDANGNSLTNKLKGGTFGSVNNFLEAWDNKMNGSGQFETKEQRNLRESEAHQKLVDNFAGTDRAIQEKYGSRIASSDEVAAHYGNSKEAQAYMERSYFLKDDNGNIVGKILKDSAYENQTGAQFRDATRGINKSNICSLASSAGMLMSEGIAQRSPGQRFADELAGGFVERISTSEAQKPSGRITKTFEDNVEIYSNGTKKGHSQDPNEQVRSAYTDSGKYGNNDKIKSLLDRGIPVMASTKLTSSGHITYIVGYDNSKSTWITHDPNGDKNRPNYGRQEPTAGRAIEYGQNTHGIGDRRIYWMENK, from the coding sequence TTGAATGTTGTTCAAGTTCAACACAATTTGTTGACTGAAGTGGAGAGCGCGACCCGCATTCACTCGGCGCGTCGTTTTGGGGAAACTCAGCGTTTTACTCTCTACGGATCGCAAAACAGGATCACTCCGAAGGACACGCCCAAATCCTCTCAAAGCGAATCTAACGTTGCAGCTCCGATTTCATCTCCACGAAACAGATCGTTTGTATTTGGAACGGTGTTTGTTGAAAAGATGGCTTCGTTTGTGTTGCTTGTTGCGTTCTTTTTTACGTTTGTTTTTCCTTTGTCTGAGTTTTCCTCTTTGTGGGGGCAATCGGTTCCTCAGTTGAATTCTACGAGGGCTTTTAGTTCGGGAGAGTTGCAGCCGTATGTGGATGCGGCTCGTTTGCAAAGCGATCAGTCTTCTTTCATGAGCACGATGACGGGTGGGGAGCAGGTGATCGAAGCGAGTTGGGAATCGGATGTAAACGCTGAGATCGACGCGATCGTAAACTCGGTGACGAACAGCGATCCCGTAAACGACGTTCAGGTTTACAGAGACGCGGTTCGCGCGCAGCTGGAGCTGCAAAAACAGCAGGCGAAGAGCCAGTGGTTGGCGGATGCCGCTGCGTATGTGCAAACGGAACTCCAGACATTCCTAAACATGTTGTCACAAGCAACGGCGTCTAACGTGACTTCTTCGAACGCGACTGCTGTCAATTCGATCGACCCTTCTGTGCAGGCGATGTCTGCTCCTTCCGCTTCTCAACAAGTGAGTCCTGCACAAGCCGCACAAAGCTACTATCAAGGCTCTCAAGCTTGGGACAACAAGTGGCAGGATCTTTTGACAAAACAAGCGGCTTGGGAACAGAATTCGTTGAATTCTATCCAAAACGGTTTGCTTCAGTGGGATGCGGCGATTGCGGGTTTGCAAAACGACAAACTTGCGTATTTGAACGGGATCGAAGCGACGAAGGCGCAGTGGCTTGCAAACAAACAGATGATCGAGAATGCGGAAAACGGCGTGCGGGGTGCGCTTCAAAACGCGGTGCATTCGATCCGTTCTCAAGAAGATCAGTTGAGATCGAGCGTTGCGGGGGATCCGATCTTGAGTGATTCGTTTGGCGATATGGATGCGCTGCTGGACAGCATTCAAGATGCGTTGGATCAACATTCTTCTTTGGATTCTTTGGCGAGCGCTTTGGGGAATTTTTTTCAAAATCAAAAGAACAACGCGGATTCTAAGGTTGCGTATTGGGATGTAGCGAAGTGGCAGGAAACGTATGCAAACGAGACGGTTTCTTTTTCTCAGGTTGTGGGTTCGAGTGCGATCAGCTGCGTGGATCATGTGGGTGGGGCTTGTGCGAATCAGTATCAGGGAACGACCGCGATTCAGTATCAAACTGACGGTTCGATTTTGGGTCGTCTTGCGCACAGCGGGGGGACTCATCTTGGGAACGTGAGTTCTTACTTGAGTCAAGGCAATTACAGTTCGAGCGCTCGTCGTGTGGAAGATCATTACATTGCGGTTTGTCACGCTATGGACTTTAGCGGTACTTGTTGGGGTGGTACAGGTCAGTATGCGTTAGACACCACTTACTGCGGGAACTCTCCGTTTGCTCCGATCTCTTGCGGGTATCACCTTGATACGGTTGTGGACAACGACTTTACGGTTCGTGTAAACGGGAACTTGAACACACAACAGATTACACAAAACAACAACATTCGGAACGCGATCTTTGGCGGATATGACGCGAGTTTTTCTCTTTCTTCGGGTGCGGGTCTGATCGCGGGCGCTACGACTCCGATCGTTCAGGAAACAAAAGTATTTTTGGGTGGGACTGTTTTGGATTCCTCCAACTGGTTTTCTTCCTTGGGGAGTGTAAATCAGGTTCAGGTTCAGACAAAATACAAATACATCGACAGTTCCATGCAAGGGAATCAGAACTTTTGGTCCAACTTGTCTTCTCAGTTTTCGAACATGGCGACTTTGTTTTTGTCTCTTGTCAATCCCCTGAAGTCTTGGGAAGAGCGCTCAGCGGAGTATGCGGATGAATACGATGTAAAACTGCAAGAGTTGGAACTGGCAAAACAAGCGACGTCTGCCAATTATGATTCTCAAATTTCTCTGATGAAATCGGCGCGAGATTCTTGGATTACGGATGTGTATGGATTTCATATCGAAGGATATGAGGGTTCTTTGGAGAACGCAAACAGCCAATACCGTGCGGGTCAAGCGGCTTGGTCGGATGAGATCAACTTGTTCCAACAGGTGGAATTGAACTGGTATCTTTCTGCGAGAGATGTTTTGCAGGCGGCTGTGGGAGATCCCACAAACGGAGAACAGCAGTTTCAGACGAATGCGATGGCTCAGGCGAATTCTTTACAGACTTTGATTGGCAATTCGGAATCGAACACGAGTTATCTTTACAACACGGCTGTGGGTCTTTGGGACAGCTATCAATATTCCGCATCGGGGAATTTGATCGATCAGGCGATTGCAAATCAACAGAGCGAGTCATCTTGGAATTTGCAAGGGGCTGCTCTTTCTCAGAGCATCGCGGATTCGTTTGGGAGAACGGAGGCGTATCAAACGGCGCAAGCGAATGCGGGGCTCCGGATCAATCGGCTCATAACGTCGCTTTTGGGTGAGCCCGCAGAGATCGTGGGCAACGCGGAGCTTGCGAGTTTGCAAAACGGGGCTTTGTCTGCGGGTCAAGCGAGTTCGTTTTGGTCCAATGGGAATGCGGCCGGTTTTGATTTTACAGGTCGTGCTGCTGACAATCAATTAAGAATCGAAGAATACAGCGCGGTGCGTGCGGACGTGACGATCGCGAGCAACTTGCAATCGGAGATGAGCGATCAGGAAGCGACGTTTTTGAACAAGGCCGCGGAGTATTTTGAAAAATCGGAGAGGTATTTGAGCTTGTCCGCGACCGCTGAGTCCGAAGGCAGGTTTGACGAAGCCTCTTACTATATGAAACTTTCCTCGGATCAAAAGGGAATTGCTTCTAAACTTTTGAACAAGGGTTACAACGCACTGGGTGATACGATCAGCGCCGAGGTGGATTCGCGTGGATTGAATTTTACGAAAAGTTCGTTTTTGGAATACAAGGATTCTCTGTTACACAAGAATTTTAAAAATTCGACAGAGATTGCAAAACACATTCAATCGGAGAAGAATTCCGCAAGTGGGATTTTGAATTCCGGAAAAACATACGATGAAATTCAGACGATGCTGCAAGCGGCGAAGAATTTGATCGTTCAGGGAAATGACAATCATACTGCGATCGAGAGCCTTCTTTCGTATTCGCAGGAGCTTGCGCAGAGAGATATCGGCGGCAGTCTCTTGGTTGGTTTGGAAGATTTGATTTCTTCTTTGGGATCACAGATTCCAAAGGACATCAGCAATGCTTCCGTGACACAGGCGGTAGCAAATTCTCAAAAAGAAATGGAAGAGAAACAGTCTGGCGTGAACGAGCTCTTGCATCACATGAACTCACTTGTGACAAACAACAACGACTTGCAAGCATTGCAGGCACTGTTGCAAGGGGGAAGCCAGTCGATGAACTTGGCTGCGAATACAGCGATCGCTCAGTATCTGGATGAGACAACTCGGAAGATACAAAAAGAAAACGCAGAACGAAGCGCAAACCTGCAAAAGGAATTGTTTGGCGCGTTCACAAGCGGCGACGAATACAAATATCTTCGAGACGCGGGATACGAGTTCCGAGTGAGCGGAGACAGCATCAGCGGTTACAGACAGATCCAGAGCGGAGACATCGCGATCGACGGAAACGCGATGAAAGCGGAAAGTTATTCGCCGGTTTTAGAATTTCAATACCTTGAGATCGCGACCCGATTTGATCCTGGAAACTTGAGCACTGCGATGCTGGGAGATTTGAACAGCACGAGCTTTAGCGCGAACTTAGTTCAGAACGTGAGAGATTCTCTGTCGTCGATGCAAGAGCAGATGGAGAAGATGTTCGCTGAGTTTCAGGACAAGACCGCGGAACTCCAAACATTACACGCATACAACCAACAAATCCAAGAATATCAGGAAACCCGATTTAAAGAAATCAAGAAGAATGTAGTTGCAGCCTTTCAAGGATTGGAACCTGGATTTCAGAAAAATTTCAAACCGGCGATGAGCGGAATGAAAGAATATCATACCGAAGCGTCACGCTACAGCTTTGAAGAAGGAAGTTTTGGGTCTCAGTCGAGCAAGATGCAGAGCGCGTTTGACGGAATCCGAAACGCAGGCGGAGTGTATAACGGATCTCGCGAACTCAAAGGTTCTGTGAACATCAAAGGGATTCCGGTCGAGGTCAGCTATGGCATGCAGGATCTCTTGATTTTGTCCAACTTCGAGTTGGGCGCGTTAGACTACGATTTCAACTTGAAGGGGACTGGAGCGAGCTTTGCGCAAGAGCAACTGACAACGGTTCATTTCAAATACCAAACGTATGTTCAGGATGTTCAGAAGAGAATCGAAGACCAAGCAAAGGCGAATGACGCAGAAAAAGAAAGCAAGGGATTCATCTTTACGATCATGAACGGAATGAACACGGGCTCGGGAAGTATGAGCGAGCGGTTTACTCAGTCCGTGCAAGGAGAACTCCAAAGCAGAGTGACGGGAGCACTTGCAGAAGCAACGGGCCTCCCCGCTTCTTTCGTTGGAGCGCTCGTCGGCGGTTCCAGCATGAAGGACGCGTTCCAGGCGTTTCAAAAACAGACGATCACTTCGGAGATCTCGAAAGCCACGGGAATTCCGGAATGGGTGATCTCTGGGCAGATGGACAAGATGAACCAGAAGAAAGAGGAATTCTACGAGACACAAGAATTCCAGATGGCAGTCAGCGTAGTAGCGATCGTGGCAGCACCTTTTACCGGAGGAGCTTCGTTAGCAGCAGCGATGGCGGTTAACGCAACGATCGGAGCGGCGCAAGGAGCCGCGGGTGGCGGATTGGAAGGAGCGTTAGTCGGTGCAGTCGGAGGCGCGGTTTCCGGATATGTGCAAAGCATATCTGGAGGATCTGTGAACGTGGGACTGAGTTACTCAAAAGAAAACGGATTTGGAGCGAGCGTTTCGGTCGGCTACGGACCGGCAGCAGTGAGCGTGGGAGTTTCGGAACACGGAGGAGCGACAATCGGATTGGGACTGCAATACAAGGGACTGAACGCAGGACTGAACTACAACAGTAAAACCGGAAGCGTGGATGGGAACATCGGGTTTAGCGCGCAGAACGGAAGTAACATCGCGCTTTCGTACAGCGAACAAAGCGGAGTTGGTATCAACGCGGGACTGAACAGCTCGAAAGGAATCGGAGCGAACGTTGGTTGGAGTGCGAAGGATGGATTTGGCGGAGGACTTTCGTACGGTTTACCCGGAGAAGGCAAGTGGTCCGGAACGGGAGCGAACATCAACTGGACTCAGAACGGAGGGACGAACATCGCGTTGACCGCGGGAGCCGGAGAGAAATACGGAGCGGATGGAGTTTCTCGCGGTGTTGTCCCTGGTATGAACAACGCAGCTAAGTTTGGATCGGGAGGAACGACGGCAGGAACTTGGTCGAGTGAAGGCGGGTTCCAAGCGAACAAGAATTTTATCAACGACAAGTTCATGCAGGACTACTTAGCGGATGCCGAGGACAGAAGAGAAGATCAAGAAAACCACAATCAGCACGCCGGTGCGGATGCGTTATCCGCGCTTGGTACAAGACGGAGAGAGGATGAAGGGTCGAACGTCGCAGTTGCTCAAGGGGAAGCTGACGTTCCGAACCTCCTCGACAGTGCGTTTGATGCTGTCGGGGACGCGGTCGGTTCTGCTTGGAACTCAGTGAGTGGAGCCGTGTCCGGGGCTTGGGATGGTGTGGCGGACTTACCAAGTCGAGTTGTTGAAGGAATTGGTAATGCAGTTTTAGGCGGCTTAGGTTTAAGAAGTGGAAGTTTTAGTACGAATCCTCAAGATTATATTTCTTCAGGTGGATTTGATGCAAATGGAAACTCTCTTACCAACAAATTGAAAGGTGGGACCTTCGGAAGCGTAAATAATTTCTTAGAAGCTTGGGACAACAAGATGAACGGCTCAGGTCAATTTGAAACGAAAGAACAGAGAAATCTCCGCGAAAGCGAAGCCCATCAAAAGCTTGTTGATAACTTTGCAGGAACAGACCGAGCGATCCAAGAAAAATACGGCAGTAGAATTGCATCGTCTGACGAAGTAGCAGCTCATTACGGTAATAGCAAAGAAGCGCAAGCATATATGGAACGGTCCTACTTTTTAAAGGATGACAACGGAAATATTGTAGGAAAGATTTTGAAAGACTCTGCATATGAGAACCAAACGGGTGCTCAATTTCGAGACGCTACAAGGGGAATTAACAAGAGCAATATTTGCAGTTTGGCTTCCTCCGCCGGTATGCTTATGAGTGAAGGTATCGCTCAAAGAAGTCCAGGTCAAAGGTTTGCAGATGAGTTAGCGGGCGGATTTGTAGAAAGGATCTCGACCTCTGAAGCACAGAAGCCATCTGGAAGGATTACGAAGACATTTGAGGACAATGTAGAAATCTATTCGAACGGAACGAAGAAAGGACATTCTCAAGATCCAAATGAACAAGTTAGAAGTGCCTATACAGATTCTGGAAAGTATGGAAACAACGACAAGATCAAATCGTTATTAGATCGCGGCATCCCAGTCATGGCGTCTACGAAACTGACTAGTTCGGGGCATATCACATATATCGTAGGGTATGACAACAGCAAAAGCACTTGGATTACTCACGATCCTAATGGAGACAAGAACAGACCCAACTATGGTAGACAAGAACCGACAGCCGGCCGAGCGATTGAATATGGTCAGAATACTCATGGCATTGGAGATCGCAGGATTTACTGGATGGAAAACAAATAA
- a CDS encoding transposase produces the protein MDSHTSCYFNLLLSIFLLENILLYFFWKVPPSLCIQGIQTFVNKFRNYFKIKSKGRPNEYWKIYYHVLDMHRKNMDWGASKIHGEILKLGFNPSLSTVKRIIKRILKRLYPSGNWKYWLQLLNHFKGEIVAMDLCRIQTIYGTTLYSLAFIHHRSRKIIHFNIALNPTRDWVLRQIQEARLHCPEFEILLRDNDVLFSGRKILQGLQELGIRSLHTPPASPWCNGIMERWFGSLRRECFNHIPVLSLNHAHRVAQEYIEYYNQWRPHLALNKDSPCGRVVTFPTPTSKVIKRKVLGGLHHVYSHSEVA, from the coding sequence ATGGATTCTCATACTTCTTGTTATTTCAATCTCTTACTCTCGATTTTTCTTTTAGAAAATATCCTTCTCTATTTCTTCTGGAAAGTTCCACCATCCCTGTGTATCCAAGGAATTCAAACTTTCGTAAACAAGTTCAGAAATTACTTCAAAATCAAAAGCAAAGGACGGCCTAACGAATATTGGAAAATCTACTACCATGTCCTTGATATGCACAGAAAAAATATGGATTGGGGAGCTTCCAAAATTCATGGTGAGATTTTAAAACTCGGTTTCAATCCTTCCTTGTCTACGGTAAAGAGAATCATCAAGAGGATCTTGAAACGATTGTACCCGTCCGGAAATTGGAAGTATTGGTTGCAATTACTCAATCACTTCAAAGGGGAAATCGTCGCAATGGATCTTTGTAGGATTCAGACGATCTACGGAACGACTCTGTATTCTCTCGCATTCATTCATCATCGTTCCAGAAAAATCATTCACTTCAACATCGCTCTCAATCCAACCAGAGATTGGGTGTTGAGACAAATCCAAGAGGCGAGGCTTCATTGTCCAGAGTTTGAAATTCTACTTCGAGACAACGATGTTCTCTTTTCCGGAAGAAAAATTCTCCAGGGATTGCAAGAGTTGGGAATTCGATCGCTTCACACTCCACCCGCTTCCCCTTGGTGCAACGGGATCATGGAACGATGGTTCGGTTCGTTAAGAAGGGAATGTTTTAATCACATTCCGGTTTTGTCTTTGAACCACGCGCACCGCGTTGCACAGGAATACATTGAATACTACAATCAATGGAGGCCGCATCTTGCTTTGAACAAGGATTCACCTTGTGGTAGGGTCGTTACATTTCCAACTCCTACCTCCAAGGTTATCAAACGAAAAGTTTTGGGAGGTTTACATCATGTTTACTCACATTCCGAGGTCGCTTAG
- a CDS encoding type II toxin-antitoxin system VapC family toxin encodes MELKILLDTNAVIDQLANQLPSSGATFIDALPPAISVISRIELLGWSKVSEEEIFRIENFISQAHVFPIDESVIQETILLRRIHKIKTPDAIIAATALVHGLSLVSRNVQDFSFITKLKVIDPWKI; translated from the coding sequence ATGGAACTGAAAATTCTTTTAGATACGAACGCTGTCATTGATCAGCTTGCAAATCAGCTACCTTCTTCGGGAGCCACTTTCATTGATGCTCTTCCGCCTGCAATCTCCGTGATTTCTCGAATAGAACTTTTAGGATGGTCCAAGGTTTCCGAAGAAGAAATCTTCAGAATAGAAAATTTCATTTCCCAAGCTCATGTCTTTCCGATTGACGAATCCGTCATTCAAGAAACCATATTACTCAGGCGAATTCACAAAATCAAAACTCCAGACGCTATCATTGCAGCTACTGCTCTCGTACATGGCCTTTCTCTTGTTTCAAGAAACGTCCAAGACTTTAGCTTTATTACTAAGTTAAAAGTCATCGATCCATGGAAAATTTAA
- a CDS encoding DUF4476 domain-containing protein: protein MNFLYRMVVMAVLVVACFSVDALGQDGFDNLKERIEREGFMDQRLSVLRSQASRSTFTAEQVAELMDLFNFSPDKIKALGILRNRIEDPENAYVIVERFSFDSDKKIAARQLDGIESALPKPPRMTKRTVCWGSGPGRYCYTEYIQQ, encoded by the coding sequence ATGAATTTTTTATATCGTATGGTGGTGATGGCTGTCTTGGTAGTCGCATGTTTTTCCGTGGATGCACTTGGACAAGATGGTTTTGACAATCTTAAAGAACGTATAGAACGAGAGGGTTTCATGGATCAAAGGTTATCCGTTTTGAGATCACAGGCTTCTCGGTCCACTTTTACGGCGGAACAAGTCGCTGAGTTGATGGATCTTTTTAACTTTTCACCGGATAAGATAAAGGCTCTTGGAATTCTCAGAAATCGAATTGAGGATCCCGAAAACGCATATGTGATCGTAGAACGTTTTTCATTCGATTCTGATAAAAAAATTGCGGCAAGACAATTAGATGGAATTGAATCGGCTCTTCCAAAGCCGCCTCGAATGACCAAACGAACCGTTTGTTGGGGATCGGGCCCTGGGCGTTATTGTTACACGGAATATATCCAACAATAA
- a CDS encoding histidine kinase N-terminal 7TM domain-containing protein: MNLNMLFTMFAGILHFFFGVYVFRLKPRQKAQKIFFLLSLLLSLWLFIQAFRGLLPPEYRNLALNLNFLPMCFLPVVLYLLFSTIEDIKKKTPLWISAIGVIGLAYFTYACIFQKMASLEDPVSFGYEFNLNHHLLVLYSLFWLILTVPSLMKKMLIKRGDFKVRLFLILVGAFLAVPGTIVFSYILPFLGIYKAYLSSIGLAIGSILWAVAILHYDAFKIKAGVIEGADMSLINRAASGGFLKLMEKLDPMRFIQKSSKAKAELTKQILIQDYNLASNTGEFSVEKRAKMLSQKFGKYFR; encoded by the coding sequence ATGAATCTAAACATGTTATTTACCATGTTCGCAGGAATACTCCATTTTTTCTTTGGAGTATATGTTTTCAGACTCAAACCCAGACAAAAAGCGCAAAAGATCTTTTTTTTGTTGAGTTTGCTTTTATCGTTATGGCTGTTCATACAGGCATTTAGAGGGTTGTTACCTCCGGAATATCGAAACCTTGCCCTGAATTTGAACTTCCTTCCGATGTGTTTTTTACCGGTCGTTCTCTATCTTTTATTTTCTACGATAGAAGATATCAAAAAGAAAACCCCTCTTTGGATTTCCGCAATCGGCGTTATCGGACTTGCCTATTTCACGTATGCATGTATATTCCAAAAAATGGCGAGCTTAGAAGATCCAGTATCTTTCGGTTATGAATTTAATTTAAATCATCACCTGCTCGTTTTATATTCACTTTTTTGGCTTATCCTAACCGTTCCTTCACTGATGAAAAAAATGCTTATCAAAAGAGGTGATTTTAAAGTCAGACTTTTCCTGATATTGGTCGGTGCGTTTTTAGCAGTACCGGGAACAATCGTATTTTCATACATTCTTCCGTTTCTCGGAATATACAAAGCGTATCTCTCTTCCATCGGACTCGCAATCGGTTCGATCCTATGGGCCGTCGCAATTTTGCATTACGACGCTTTTAAGATCAAAGCCGGAGTCATCGAAGGTGCGGATATGTCTTTGATCAATAGAGCGGCTTCGGGAGGTTTTTTAAAACTAATGGAAAAATTGGATCCGATGCGATTTATACAAAAAAGTTCAAAGGCAAAAGCCGAACTTACAAAACAAATTTTAATTCAGGACTACAATCTCGCTTCCAACACCGGAGAATTTTCCGTGGAAAAAAGAGCGAAAATGTTATCTCAAAAATTCGGGAAGTATTTTCGGTAG